Proteins found in one Syntrophales bacterium genomic segment:
- a CDS encoding SDR family NAD(P)-dependent oxidoreductase has product MALNMDAIGKKIGPYKKDYDWRDVILYAMGVGAGFDELDYTYEKNLKVIPSFSISAIFNFLGEVGISSNMNLAGLLHGEQDLIFHNPFPVSGTLSTEGKITHYYDKGPKGALVVAESDTWHSNGKKLFTNIITLFARLDGGFGGEAAPRSAVEFPERAADFTVEATPSVNQPLLYRLSGDVFPLHADPEFARKVGFEKPIMHGLCTHGFACRALMGALTPGRPELVRRFACRFSTPLYPGDPLKTLIWKMQEGRALWRTVNARTGETVIDNGIFEYGEITRDEIRFDDRVAVITGAGGGLGRVYALELARRGAKVVVNDLGGAKDGTGEGSTTPAQQVVEEITREGGIAIANYDNVATPEGGENIIKAAVEAFGTVDILINNAGILRDRTLLKMEPETWQAVLDVHLHGAYHVTQPAFALMKEKGYGRIIMTTSAAGLYGNFGQTNYSAAKLALVGFMNTLKLEGGRYNIKVNTVAPIAASRLMAEVIPPDMLEKMKPDFVAPLVLFLVSEKCPVSGRIYNAGVGVYNRAAVMTGAGAVIGDGRKIPLPEEIAASLAKISDLKGAREFEHLQESTGELLASFAPRQ; this is encoded by the coding sequence ATGGCGCTGAATATGGATGCAATCGGAAAAAAGATCGGCCCGTATAAAAAGGATTACGACTGGAGAGACGTCATCCTCTATGCAATGGGAGTCGGCGCCGGTTTCGACGAGCTTGACTATACCTATGAGAAGAATCTGAAGGTGATTCCCAGTTTCTCCATCTCGGCCATCTTTAATTTTCTCGGTGAAGTAGGCATCTCTTCCAACATGAATCTCGCCGGCCTGCTGCATGGCGAACAGGACCTTATTTTCCACAACCCGTTCCCCGTTTCGGGAACGCTCAGCACCGAGGGAAAAATCACCCATTACTATGACAAGGGTCCCAAAGGCGCCCTTGTCGTCGCCGAGAGCGACACCTGGCACTCCAACGGCAAGAAACTGTTCACGAACATAATCACCCTTTTTGCCCGATTGGATGGCGGGTTCGGCGGAGAGGCCGCCCCCAGGAGCGCTGTCGAATTCCCCGAACGCGCAGCCGATTTTACCGTTGAAGCCACCCCTTCGGTCAATCAGCCGCTCTTGTACCGACTCTCCGGGGATGTCTTTCCCCTGCACGCCGACCCGGAATTTGCCCGCAAAGTCGGTTTCGAAAAACCGATCATGCACGGTCTTTGCACCCACGGCTTTGCCTGCCGCGCGTTAATGGGGGCATTGACGCCCGGCAGGCCTGAATTGGTGCGCCGTTTTGCCTGCCGCTTCTCCACGCCCCTTTATCCCGGCGATCCGCTCAAGACGCTGATCTGGAAGATGCAGGAGGGCAGGGCTCTCTGGCGGACAGTCAATGCCCGAACGGGAGAGACCGTGATCGACAACGGCATTTTTGAATACGGCGAGATTACCCGGGACGAGATCAGGTTCGATGACCGGGTGGCGGTAATTACCGGCGCCGGCGGCGGTCTGGGGCGTGTTTATGCCCTGGAGCTGGCAAGGCGCGGGGCAAAGGTGGTCGTCAATGATTTGGGCGGCGCGAAAGACGGTACCGGCGAGGGATCGACCACGCCCGCCCAGCAGGTGGTTGAGGAGATCACCCGCGAAGGCGGCATCGCCATTGCCAATTACGACAACGTCGCCACCCCCGAAGGCGGGGAAAATATCATCAAGGCCGCGGTTGAAGCCTTTGGCACGGTCGATATTCTGATCAACAACGCCGGAATCCTGCGGGACAGAACGCTCCTGAAAATGGAGCCTGAAACCTGGCAGGCGGTGCTCGATGTCCACCTGCACGGGGCGTACCATGTCACCCAGCCGGCTTTTGCCCTGATGAAGGAAAAGGGCTACGGCCGAATCATCATGACAACCTCCGCCGCGGGACTCTACGGCAACTTCGGTCAGACAAACTACAGTGCCGCGAAGCTCGCCCTTGTCGGCTTCATGAACACGCTGAAGCTGGAAGGGGGAAGATACAACATCAAGGTGAACACCGTCGCCCCCATTGCCGCCTCGCGGCTGATGGCAGAGGTTATCCCGCCGGACATGCTCGAGAAGATGAAGCCAGATTTTGTCGCGCCGCTTGTCCTCTTTCTGGTCTCGGAGAAATGCCCTGTCTCCGGCCGAATCTACAACGCCGGCGTCGGCGTTTACAACCGCGCCGCCGTTATGACGGGGGCGGGGGCGGTAATCGGCGACGGGCGGAAAATCCCCTTGCCGGAAGAGATAGCCGCCTCCCTTGCGAAGATCAGCGACCTCAAAGGGGCAAGGGAATTTGAGCATTTGCAGGAATCAACCGGCGAGTTGCTGGCCAGTTTTGCCCCGCGGCAATAG
- a CDS encoding nuclear transport factor 2 family protein has translation MMKLSRKEIMTALKEWNHAWDNHDLDGVMKLFHDDILFENWTGGHVKGKEALLKAWAPWFTNHNGFRFIGEDTFIDEQEQKILYRWQFESPSFEKGYEGKLEKRRGVDVIHFQDGKIIQKLTYSKTTLEIDGIRVLLHG, from the coding sequence ATGATGAAACTATCCCGAAAAGAAATCATGACAGCGCTGAAGGAATGGAATCATGCTTGGGACAACCATGACTTGGATGGTGTGATGAAGCTTTTTCATGATGATATCCTTTTTGAAAACTGGACTGGGGGACATGTCAAGGGAAAGGAAGCCCTCCTAAAGGCATGGGCGCCTTGGTTTACCAATCACAACGGGTTTCGGTTTATCGGTGAAGATACCTTCATCGATGAGCAGGAGCAGAAAATTCTTTACAGGTGGCAGTTCGAAAGTCCTTCTTTTGAAAAAGGCTACGAGGGAAAATTGGAAAAACGGCGAGGGGTTGACGTGATCCACTTTCAAGACGGCAAGATTATTCAAAAACTGACCTATTCCAAGACTACTTTGGAAATAGACGGGATACGGGTTCTTCTTCACGGATGA
- a CDS encoding alpha/beta hydrolase, whose amino-acid sequence MKKILAVSLGIIALFVFLLVGAYFILPETLFNLAVKAERQSAGLAKKEIQVDDHKIVYLEGGKGRTILLLHGFAANKNNWIRFAKYLTNDYHVVIPDIPGFGESSQIQSENYAAENQLKRIDRFTEVLKLEKFHLAGNSMGGMLAGMYGAGYPQKVLTLALLAPGGIGSPNPSEVAILLQKSTNPLLTGSTEDYDKLLNLCFVKPPFIPAQFKKVLASDAVAHRNFNKKIWDDMVGNITKEALSARENLLKPYLPQIQAPVLIIWGDSDKILDVGGVSIMEKNLKNYKTVIMKNTGHTPMLEKPRETASYYLSYLKGY is encoded by the coding sequence ATGAAAAAAATATTGGCGGTCAGCCTTGGCATCATTGCTCTATTTGTTTTCTTGCTTGTTGGGGCTTATTTTATACTGCCGGAAACGCTGTTTAATCTGGCAGTTAAGGCTGAAAGACAGTCTGCCGGCTTGGCCAAGAAAGAAATTCAGGTTGATGATCACAAGATTGTGTATCTGGAAGGTGGAAAAGGGCGAACGATATTGCTGCTTCATGGTTTTGCCGCTAATAAGAATAACTGGATAAGGTTCGCAAAATACCTGACAAATGACTACCACGTTGTGATTCCCGATATTCCGGGCTTTGGTGAAAGCTCTCAGATTCAAAGTGAAAATTATGCTGCTGAAAACCAACTGAAACGGATCGACCGTTTTACGGAAGTACTAAAACTCGAAAAATTTCATCTGGCAGGAAATTCCATGGGAGGGATGCTTGCCGGAATGTATGGCGCAGGATATCCTCAAAAGGTTTTAACGTTGGCATTGTTGGCTCCTGGAGGTATTGGCTCGCCCAACCCAAGCGAGGTAGCGATCCTTTTACAAAAAAGCACAAACCCTTTACTGACCGGCAGTACAGAAGATTATGATAAATTGCTGAACCTTTGCTTTGTAAAACCGCCATTCATCCCTGCCCAGTTTAAAAAAGTTCTGGCTTCTGATGCAGTCGCACACAGGAATTTTAATAAAAAGATATGGGACGATATGGTAGGGAACATTACAAAAGAGGCGCTATCTGCAAGAGAAAACTTGCTGAAACCATATTTGCCTCAAATTCAGGCGCCGGTTTTAATTATCTGGGGTGATAGCGACAAGATTTTGGATGTGGGCGGTGTATCAATTATGGAGAAGAATCTGAAGAATTATAAAACCGTCATCATGAAAAATACGGGGCATACACCAATGCTTGAAAAGCCGCGGGAAACAGCATCATACTATTTGAGCTACCTGAAGGGATATTGA
- a CDS encoding TetR/AcrR family transcriptional regulator, giving the protein MNTPLDKARKDPESMKARILTVARRLFGEYGFHGTTTRMIAQEVGIDISTLHYHWGGKKDLYEAVVLDINKDLRQKLLEVEGIIHGRPLFERLDIAIDVMTDYLFTQPCVSNLILFHYFAKKRYEENLDFSVPEFSADIAFSMGLSADRRNVSPETMLKVIAVMNSIHNFISGEDFFRPMLKLSRERYIAMVKDTLKFIHIPAFTQQTVLNPVKM; this is encoded by the coding sequence ATGAACACACCTCTTGACAAGGCCCGCAAGGACCCCGAATCAATGAAGGCCCGGATCCTGACCGTTGCCCGACGGTTATTCGGGGAATACGGCTTTCACGGGACTACAACCAGAATGATCGCCCAGGAGGTGGGGATTGACATCTCTACCCTCCACTATCACTGGGGTGGGAAAAAAGACCTCTATGAGGCAGTGGTCCTCGATATCAACAAGGATCTGCGGCAGAAACTGCTGGAGGTAGAAGGCATTATCCACGGCAGACCTCTCTTTGAGAGACTCGATATTGCCATTGATGTGATGACCGATTACCTTTTTACGCAGCCCTGCGTTTCCAATCTGATCCTTTTTCATTATTTCGCGAAAAAACGCTATGAGGAGAACCTCGATTTCAGCGTTCCCGAGTTCAGTGCCGATATCGCTTTTTCCATGGGGCTCTCCGCAGACCGGAGAAACGTTTCCCCGGAAACCATGCTGAAGGTGATCGCGGTCATGAATTCGATCCATAATTTTATTTCGGGCGAAGATTTTTTCCGCCCGATGCTGAAGTTAAGCCGGGAAAGATACATCGCCATGGTCAAGGACACGTTGAAATTCATCCACATTCCCGCCTTCACACAGCAAACAGTTCTCAACCCTGTCAAGATGTAA
- a CDS encoding site-specific integrase: MEKIIKEMFKSGKSARYIRYALAVIRQVFNYARFVNFYTGPSPTDNVKFPQADNKRLRFLTLGEAILLLQELKKRSLQLYEIALMSLRTGARADEIFSLKWGDVDFNKEMLTLWDTKNTKTRIVRMTTDIKSMLQEMRSPDFLPSEFHSRIPVNRLCSKLHDNFQHELGGYEKSVAWLNSLLSNTGLHGIFMKSLQSDEYSDKLKGLVDQCRLLNNKNFSQMTLPEQDLLKRQNRLLIEETYPMFTPKNVAKTERNIQDYVFLDDTGKKINAVSSVYARTVKAIGLNTGITDRRMKVVFHSLRHTYASWLVEKGVDLYTVKELIGHSSLSMTERYSHVGENAKTIAIRKLEKIDLDLDKVQKESE; the protein is encoded by the coding sequence TTGGAAAAAATTATAAAGGAGATGTTTAAATCAGGGAAGTCGGCTCGTTATATTCGATACGCTCTGGCCGTCATTAGGCAGGTATTCAACTACGCCCGATTTGTCAATTTCTATACTGGTCCATCCCCCACCGATAATGTGAAGTTTCCGCAAGCTGATAATAAGCGGCTAAGATTTCTGACCCTCGGTGAAGCAATATTACTCCTCCAGGAGTTAAAGAAAAGAAGCCTTCAGCTCTACGAAATTGCCTTAATGAGTCTCAGAACGGGAGCTCGTGCCGATGAAATATTTTCACTCAAATGGGGCGACGTTGATTTTAATAAAGAGATGTTGACTTTGTGGGACACCAAAAACACCAAGACACGCATTGTCAGGATGACAACTGATATAAAATCAATGCTCCAAGAGATGCGTTCACCGGATTTTCTGCCAAGTGAGTTTCATTCAAGGATACCAGTAAATCGGTTATGCAGTAAGCTCCATGACAATTTTCAGCACGAATTGGGAGGATACGAAAAGAGTGTTGCATGGCTTAATAGCCTTCTTAGTAACACAGGGCTCCATGGCATTTTTATGAAGAGCCTCCAAAGTGATGAATACTCAGACAAATTAAAAGGGCTGGTTGATCAGTGTAGATTACTAAATAATAAGAACTTCAGCCAGATGACGTTACCTGAGCAGGATTTACTAAAAAGACAAAACCGCCTGTTGATCGAAGAAACCTATCCGATGTTTACTCCAAAGAATGTCGCGAAAACAGAGCGGAATATCCAAGACTATGTTTTCCTAGACGATACCGGCAAAAAAATAAATGCCGTATCCAGCGTTTATGCAAGGACAGTCAAAGCAATCGGCCTTAATACGGGTATCACGGATAGAAGAATGAAAGTCGTCTTCCACTCGCTCCGGCATACTTACGCCAGCTGGCTGGTAGAAAAAGGTGTTGATCTTTATACGGTCAAAGAGCTTATTGGCCATTCATCTTTATCTATGACAGAAAGATATTCCCATGTTGGTGAAAACGCTAAAACTATCGCCATCAGAAAACTTGAGAAGATTGACTTGGATCTCGATAAGGTGCAGAAGGAATCAGAGTAA
- a CDS encoding transposase domain-containing protein, with protein sequence MIIVKSCKDLDVNPWEYFDAMLRRIMSHPVSRLRELLPDLWKPLPKDKRGLLLTENA encoded by the coding sequence GTGATAATAGTCAAATCCTGCAAAGACCTCGATGTCAACCCGTGGGAGTATTTTGATGCCATGCTGCGGAGGATTATGAGCCATCCGGTCAGTCGTCTGCGGGAGTTGCTCCCCGATCTCTGGAAACCGCTTCCCAAGGATAAGCGCGGCCTGCTGCTTACGGAAAATGCCTAA
- a CDS encoding endonuclease — MEWEHAVPAEAFGQSFKEWREGDPDCVDNRGKSFKGRKCAEKVNLEYRRMQADMYNLYPAVGEVNGLRSNYLMAMIPGNQYRFGECKTKIEDRKIELPRPEVRGEIASTYMYMERAYPGHGIISGKNEKLFQAWDKADPVDEWECERARRIAKIQGNVNLVVDQACRRLKEKR, encoded by the coding sequence ATTGAATGGGAGCATGCGGTTCCGGCAGAGGCTTTTGGCCAGAGTTTTAAGGAATGGCGAGAGGGCGATCCCGATTGCGTGGACAATAGAGGAAAATCATTCAAAGGCCGAAAATGTGCAGAGAAAGTCAACCTCGAATACCGCCGAATGCAAGCGGATATGTACAATCTATATCCAGCAGTCGGCGAGGTCAACGGGCTGCGGTCAAATTATTTAATGGCAATGATTCCAGGCAATCAGTACCGTTTTGGGGAATGCAAGACGAAGATCGAAGATCGCAAGATAGAGCTGCCACGTCCGGAAGTAAGAGGAGAGATTGCCAGTACCTACATGTATATGGAACGGGCCTATCCCGGGCATGGAATCATCTCAGGGAAGAACGAAAAGCTTTTTCAGGCGTGGGACAAAGCCGATCCCGTGGATGAGTGGGAATGTGAACGTGCAAGGAGGATTGCCAAGATTCAAGGAAATGTCAATCTGGTTGTTGATCAGGCATGTAGGAGATTGAAGGAGAAGAGATAA
- a CDS encoding DUF2786 domain-containing protein, translated as MPLRRVEYQKSRSATNITSLIWRTKIETTPIIEKIKKLLALSNSSNEFEAALAAAHAQRLLSEHNLGMADIEASHKPDKADKIEMETTKTLAKWVRHLSAGVCNAFDCQAVHNATKGILTFIGVGEDAQVAAYTFAYLDRTVRKLCSTYMKSHVSDTITGRKRELRRQSYYLGAVSTITIRLGEQKVRTPVTPGALVPLKETLIKQTMNEFGNVRTMHSRRSYINSDAYSKGQNDGRQVGIHQGVEQSTFMSKGLLDNH; from the coding sequence TTGCCGCTGAGAAGGGTTGAATATCAGAAAAGCAGATCTGCAACGAATATAACTTCCCTGATTTGGAGAACGAAAATAGAAACCACACCGATCATCGAGAAGATCAAAAAATTATTGGCACTATCCAATTCCAGCAACGAGTTTGAAGCCGCACTGGCAGCAGCACACGCCCAGCGATTACTATCAGAGCATAATCTGGGTATGGCCGACATCGAAGCTTCACACAAACCGGACAAAGCCGACAAGATCGAGATGGAGACAACCAAAACTCTGGCCAAATGGGTTAGACATCTCAGCGCTGGGGTCTGTAACGCCTTCGATTGTCAGGCGGTCCATAACGCCACGAAAGGCATATTGACTTTTATCGGCGTAGGGGAAGATGCACAGGTTGCCGCTTATACCTTTGCCTATCTGGACAGAACCGTAAGAAAGCTTTGCAGTACATATATGAAGAGCCATGTCAGTGATACGATAACCGGAAGAAAACGCGAGCTGAGGCGACAGTCCTACTACCTGGGTGCGGTATCTACCATCACCATTCGCTTGGGAGAGCAGAAGGTTCGCACACCTGTTACCCCTGGCGCATTGGTTCCGCTCAAAGAAACCTTAATCAAACAGACCATGAACGAGTTTGGCAATGTCAGAACAATGCACAGCCGCAGAAGCTACATCAATTCTGATGCTTATTCCAAAGGCCAGAACGATGGCAGACAGGTGGGTATTCATCAAGGGGTGGAGCAGTCGACATTTATGAGTAAGGGACTGCTTGATAATCATTAG
- the tnpB gene encoding IS66 family insertion sequence element accessory protein TnpB (TnpB, as the term is used for proteins encoded by IS66 family insertion elements, is considered an accessory protein, since TnpC, encoded by a neighboring gene, is a DDE family transposase.), with product MIQLTPQMRILLSVKAVDFRKGIDGLAGICRQVMGADPFSGGVFVFRNRRATAVKVLMYD from the coding sequence ATGATTCAGCTTACGCCGCAAATGCGGATACTTCTGTCGGTCAAGGCGGTGGATTTCCGCAAGGGGATAGACGGATTGGCCGGGATATGCCGGCAAGTTATGGGGGCAGACCCTTTTTCGGGCGGAGTTTTTGTGTTTCGGAATCGCAGGGCAACGGCTGTAAAAGTCCTCATGTATGACTAA
- a CDS encoding nitroreductase family protein translates to MDFETILKNRRSIRDFQNKDVPLPILKEIIQDTCLAPTSGNGQPCRFIIVQNSDYIKKLSDDSKKSLLDDLARNPNLPLKQYEAALRDERFNVFYNAPCLVLFVGSKDAHSLDVDCGLTAAYFMFSATSKGLGTCWIGLGAHIRDKGIMDEIGVPSDCRIVAPIVVGYPTSIPPASERHSPNIIKII, encoded by the coding sequence ATGGATTTTGAGACAATATTAAAAAACAGGCGTTCCATCCGGGATTTCCAGAATAAGGATGTACCTTTACCAATCTTAAAGGAAATCATTCAGGATACGTGCCTTGCCCCGACATCCGGTAACGGCCAACCGTGTCGATTTATCATCGTCCAGAACAGCGATTATATCAAAAAACTTTCTGATGACAGTAAGAAAAGTCTGCTTGATGATCTTGCCAGAAATCCAAATTTACCTTTGAAGCAATATGAGGCTGCGCTTCGCGATGAGCGGTTCAATGTTTTTTATAATGCGCCTTGCCTGGTCTTGTTTGTCGGTTCCAAGGATGCTCATTCTCTCGATGTGGACTGCGGTTTGACTGCGGCATATTTTATGTTCTCCGCAACATCAAAAGGATTGGGAACATGCTGGATCGGGCTAGGAGCTCATATCCGGGATAAAGGAATCATGGATGAGATCGGAGTGCCATCAGATTGCCGAATCGTTGCACCCATCGTCGTAGGTTATCCAACAAGCATTCCACCTGCATCCGAGAGGCATTCTCCGAATATTATCAAGATCATTTAA
- a CDS encoding PAS domain-containing protein: MLIPSTDITLEELLDRVPLAVQYVDKDGFLRYLNKTAAARPANIKREVGIDIRDCHAKPECLEMIELIFEDFRQGRKEPHYYVTSGIRKTIMVPKKK, encoded by the coding sequence ATGCTAATTCCCAGTACGGATATCACCCTTGAGGAGCTACTGGACCGGGTCCCTCTGGCCGTACAATACGTCGATAAGGACGGATTCTTGCGGTACCTGAATAAGACTGCCGCAGCACGACCGGCAAATATTAAAAGGGAAGTTGGCATTGACATTCGGGATTGTCATGCAAAGCCCGAATGTCTTGAGATGATTGAACTTATTTTTGAAGACTTTAGGCAGGGGCGCAAAGAACCACATTATTACGTTACTTCAGGGATCAGGAAGACGATTATGGTGCCAAAGAAGAAATAA